Proteins encoded together in one Mycolicibacter minnesotensis window:
- a CDS encoding formylglycine-generating enzyme family protein — protein sequence MLTELVDIPAGVFRMGSTSFYPEEAPIHSVAVAPFALERHPVTNVQFAEFVAATGYVTLAEQELDAARYGDAEPGALVFTPTQGPVDLRDWRQWWRWVPGASWRRPFGPDSTVADKPDHPVVQVAYPDATAYARWAGRRLPTEAEWEYAARAAGTSTYAWGEEERPGNTLMANTWQGDFPYRNLGALGWAGTSPVGVFPPNGWGLVDMIGNVWEWTGTEFAAHHRLNEAPKACCAPAGPADPDVSQTLKGGSHLCAPQYCHRYRPAARSPQSQDTATSHIGFRCASDLGEPA from the coding sequence GTGCTGACGGAACTCGTCGACATCCCCGCCGGGGTGTTCCGGATGGGCTCGACGAGTTTCTATCCCGAAGAGGCGCCCATTCACAGCGTGGCGGTCGCGCCGTTCGCGCTGGAACGACATCCGGTAACCAATGTGCAGTTCGCCGAGTTCGTCGCCGCCACAGGCTATGTGACACTCGCTGAACAAGAGCTCGACGCGGCGCGCTACGGCGACGCTGAACCTGGGGCGTTGGTCTTCACCCCGACCCAGGGTCCGGTCGATCTGCGCGACTGGCGGCAGTGGTGGCGATGGGTCCCCGGTGCCAGCTGGCGACGGCCTTTCGGACCGGACAGCACCGTTGCGGACAAGCCGGATCATCCGGTGGTCCAGGTGGCCTACCCCGACGCGACCGCCTATGCCCGGTGGGCGGGCCGACGGCTACCCACCGAAGCCGAGTGGGAGTACGCCGCCCGAGCCGCGGGCACGAGCACCTATGCCTGGGGTGAGGAGGAGCGTCCCGGCAACACTCTGATGGCCAACACCTGGCAGGGCGACTTTCCTTACCGCAACCTCGGCGCGCTGGGCTGGGCCGGGACGTCTCCGGTGGGGGTGTTCCCGCCGAACGGCTGGGGGTTGGTCGACATGATCGGCAACGTCTGGGAATGGACCGGCACCGAATTCGCGGCCCACCACCGGCTCAACGAGGCGCCGAAGGCCTGCTGCGCGCCGGCCGGCCCCGCCGACCCGGATGTCAGTCAAACCCTCAAAGGCGGCTCGCACCTGTGTGCACCGCAGTACTGCCACCGCTATCGGCCGGCGGCCCGCTCTCCGCAGTCCCAGGACACGGCCACCAGCCATATCGGATTTCGTTGCGCGAGCGATCTGGGTGAACCCGCGTAG